In Stenotrophomonas sp. ASS1, the following proteins share a genomic window:
- the ptsJ gene encoding transcriptional regulator PtsJ has protein sequence MKITGHSAESIFDSIRDGIGKGRLLAGSVLPPVRELAEQLGVNRNTVAAAYKRLDAAGLASTAGRRGTVVRGLPPTLAREGSTPGLALQDLAGGNPDPRLLPNLRLAPAAPRLYGVGTVDPRLQALARASLDADCPEGYALELTHGAVDGIERLLAAWLLPGDRIAVEDPCFLGSLNVLNAVGHAPLPVAVDAHGMQVDSLRQALEAGARAVLLTPRAHNPTGASLDAKRARALRQLLAAYPQVAVLIDDHYALLSQQAYHSVLPLDGRRWAVLRSLSKPLGPDLRLAWLACDEETASRLRLRLASGTGWVSHLLQDAATSVLASATQRAKIASAGERYQQRLQSLQELLRARGVPTPQPMEGLNLWLPLPTDSHPQVLALASRGWHVRAGEVFAVAAPGHGLRITCAALGSAQLRQLADDLAAVCGL, from the coding sequence ATGAAAATCACCGGGCATAGCGCCGAGTCGATCTTCGACAGCATCCGCGACGGCATCGGCAAGGGCCGTCTGCTGGCTGGCAGCGTGCTGCCGCCGGTGCGTGAGCTGGCCGAGCAGCTGGGGGTGAACCGCAATACGGTGGCCGCTGCCTACAAGCGATTGGATGCGGCGGGCCTGGCCAGCACGGCGGGCCGTCGTGGCACGGTGGTGCGCGGATTGCCGCCGACGCTGGCGCGCGAGGGCAGCACACCAGGGCTGGCGCTGCAGGACCTCGCCGGTGGCAACCCGGACCCGCGCCTGCTGCCGAACCTGCGCCTGGCGCCGGCCGCGCCGCGTTTGTACGGCGTAGGCACGGTCGACCCGAGGTTGCAGGCGCTGGCAAGGGCCTCGCTGGATGCGGACTGCCCGGAGGGCTATGCGCTGGAGCTGACCCATGGCGCGGTCGACGGCATCGAACGCCTGCTGGCGGCGTGGCTGCTGCCGGGGGATCGCATCGCGGTGGAGGATCCGTGCTTCCTCGGCAGCCTCAACGTGCTCAATGCGGTGGGCCATGCGCCGTTGCCGGTGGCGGTGGACGCGCATGGCATGCAGGTCGATTCGCTGCGGCAGGCGCTGGAGGCCGGCGCACGCGCGGTGCTGCTGACCCCGCGGGCACACAACCCGACCGGGGCCAGCCTGGATGCGAAGCGGGCGCGGGCGTTGCGGCAGCTGTTGGCGGCCTACCCGCAGGTGGCGGTGCTGATCGACGATCACTACGCGCTGCTTTCGCAGCAGGCCTATCACTCGGTGCTGCCGCTGGATGGTCGTCGCTGGGCCGTGCTGCGTTCGTTGTCCAAGCCACTGGGTCCGGACCTGCGGCTGGCCTGGCTGGCCTGCGATGAGGAGACCGCATCGCGGTTGCGGTTGCGGTTGGCGTCCGGCACCGGCTGGGTCAGCCATCTGCTGCAGGATGCGGCGACTTCGGTGCTGGCGTCGGCGACGCAGCGGGCGAAGATCGCCTCGGCAGGTGAGCGTTACCAGCAGCGCCTGCAGTCGCTGCAGGAACTGCTGCGTGCGCGGGGCGTGCCGACACCGCAACCGATGGAAGGATTGAACCTGTGGCTGCCGTTGCCAACCGACAGCCATCCGCAGGTGCTGGCACTGGCTTCGCGCGGATGGCATGTGCGCGCAGGCGAAGTGTTCGCGGTGGCAGCGCCGGGACATGGGCTGCGCATTACGTGTGCGGCGCTGGGATCGGCGCAGCTGCGGCAGCTGGCCGATGACCTGGCAGCGGTGTGCGGTCTGTAG
- a CDS encoding DNA polymerase Y family protein, with protein MHWACLLLPQLALDSVLRLQPDPQRPLVLLQGPAQRRVLRAVSPSARAAGLRPGMLLSAAQVLVQDMHLHDYDPNAEQHTRQLLASWAYAYSSQVSLDFPHALVMEIGASRALFGDWLTIEKRLRGELHELGFRHRLVAAPTAHAARVLANVHDGLGIDAQQLPAALAQLPLPRCGLPSDAVTVLGRSGLRTLGAVLELPRDSLARRFSPEVLQQLDALRGLPTAPLRYYQPPDRFDARIEFEYEIESSQALLFPLRRLLLDLAAFLCSRDGGVQRFDLHFEHDLLPASVLTIGLLAPERDPALLFEIARNRMEAFALPAGSRALRLQAEQLPPFVPAARDLFDTRPAQAMPWNQLRERLRARLGDDAVQPLAVQADHRPERASGSQPAAKPPSYWPLRPGWLLDTPQPLRDPRLRIVTGPERIESGWWDQADARRDYYVVETAHGQRGWAFRERNDPHAPWMLHGWFG; from the coding sequence ATGCATTGGGCCTGCCTGTTGTTGCCGCAGCTGGCACTGGACAGCGTGCTGCGCCTGCAGCCGGACCCGCAGCGGCCACTGGTGCTGCTGCAGGGGCCGGCACAGCGTCGCGTACTGCGTGCGGTCAGCCCATCGGCACGCGCAGCGGGGCTGCGCCCGGGCATGCTGCTGTCGGCTGCGCAGGTGCTGGTGCAGGACATGCACCTGCACGACTACGACCCGAACGCCGAACAGCACACCCGGCAGCTGCTGGCCAGTTGGGCCTACGCCTACAGCTCGCAGGTCAGCCTCGATTTTCCGCACGCGCTGGTCATGGAGATCGGAGCCAGTCGCGCCCTGTTCGGTGACTGGCTGACGATCGAAAAGCGCCTGCGCGGCGAACTGCATGAGCTTGGTTTCCGCCATCGCCTGGTGGCCGCACCCACCGCGCATGCCGCGCGCGTGCTGGCCAACGTCCACGACGGCCTCGGCATCGATGCGCAGCAGCTGCCAGCAGCACTGGCGCAGCTGCCGTTGCCGCGTTGCGGCCTGCCCAGCGACGCGGTGACCGTGCTCGGTCGTTCCGGGCTGCGCACGCTGGGTGCGGTGCTCGAACTGCCGCGCGACAGCCTGGCCCGGCGCTTCTCACCCGAGGTACTGCAGCAACTGGATGCGCTGCGCGGCCTGCCCACCGCGCCACTGCGTTACTACCAGCCACCGGACCGTTTCGATGCGCGCATCGAATTCGAATACGAGATCGAATCCAGCCAGGCCCTGCTGTTCCCGCTGCGTCGCCTGCTGCTGGACCTGGCCGCGTTCCTGTGTTCGCGCGATGGCGGCGTACAGCGCTTCGACCTGCACTTCGAGCATGACCTGCTGCCGGCCAGCGTGCTGACCATCGGCCTGCTGGCACCCGAGCGCGATCCCGCGCTGCTGTTCGAGATCGCGCGCAACCGCATGGAAGCCTTTGCCCTGCCCGCCGGCAGCCGTGCACTGCGCCTGCAGGCCGAGCAACTGCCACCATTCGTGCCCGCTGCGCGGGATCTTTTCGATACCCGGCCGGCACAGGCGATGCCCTGGAACCAACTGCGCGAGCGCCTGCGCGCGCGGCTGGGCGATGACGCCGTGCAGCCGCTGGCGGTGCAGGCCGACCATCGTCCCGAACGCGCCAGTGGCAGCCAGCCTGCGGCCAAGCCTCCGTCGTACTGGCCGCTGCGCCCTGGCTGGTTGCTGGACACCCCGCAACCGCTGCGTGATCCGCGGCTGCGCATCGTCACCGGCCCGGAGCGGATCGAATCGGGCTGGTGGGACCAGGCCGACGCGCGCCGCGACTACTACGTGGTGGAAACCGCACACGGCCAGCGCGGCTGGGCTTTCCGTGAGCGCAACGATCCGCATGCGCCGTGGATGCTGCACGGCTGGTTCGGCTGA
- a CDS encoding cyclase family protein, whose amino-acid sequence MTSRTLATALALLLAGTAASTTVSAHERVPSGQQVGTSPWGPKDEIGRLNLITEASRAAILSRVSGGKAYDLATEYYVGMPSWQDAGDPHYQFWMTHTPRGTVMDDPMGVGETMNLTRSYTGTAFSMYSHTGTHIDALNHFGIHGKIWNGFEADKHLGDRGWNVTGIEKFPPLIARGVLIDVAGAKGVDMLPDSYRVTRQDLKDALARQQVKLQQGDVVLIRTGRMRLFEQPKAYMANPPGMGLDAARFLVEDSGAMIVGADNLSFETFPSEVSDDYVPLHTYLLAQQGAPIIELVALDELARDKVYEFAFIGGPLKIRGGDAAPLRPVALPVRP is encoded by the coding sequence ATGACCTCACGTACCCTGGCCACCGCGCTGGCCCTGCTGCTGGCCGGCACCGCCGCTTCCACCACCGTGTCCGCGCACGAACGCGTTCCCTCCGGCCAGCAGGTCGGCACCAGCCCCTGGGGGCCGAAGGACGAGATCGGCCGCCTCAACCTGATCACCGAGGCCTCGCGTGCGGCGATCCTGTCGCGGGTCAGCGGCGGCAAGGCCTATGATCTGGCCACCGAATACTACGTTGGCATGCCCAGCTGGCAGGATGCCGGCGACCCGCACTACCAGTTCTGGATGACCCACACCCCGCGCGGCACGGTGATGGATGATCCGATGGGCGTGGGTGAAACCATGAACCTCACCCGCAGCTACACCGGCACCGCGTTCTCGATGTACAGCCACACCGGCACCCACATCGATGCGCTGAACCACTTCGGCATCCACGGAAAGATCTGGAACGGCTTCGAGGCCGACAAGCACCTCGGCGACCGTGGCTGGAATGTCACCGGCATCGAGAAATTCCCGCCGCTGATCGCGCGTGGCGTGCTGATCGACGTGGCCGGCGCCAAGGGCGTGGACATGCTGCCTGACAGCTACCGCGTCACCCGCCAGGACCTGAAGGATGCGCTGGCACGCCAGCAGGTGAAACTGCAGCAGGGCGACGTGGTGCTGATCCGCACCGGCCGCATGCGCCTGTTCGAACAGCCCAAGGCCTACATGGCCAACCCGCCGGGCATGGGCCTGGACGCGGCGCGCTTCCTGGTGGAGGACAGCGGCGCGATGATCGTCGGCGCCGACAACCTCAGCTTCGAGACCTTCCCCTCGGAGGTGTCCGACGACTACGTGCCGCTGCACACCTACCTGCTGGCCCAGCAGGGCGCGCCGATCATCGAGCTGGTGGCGCTGGACGAACTGGCCCGCGACAAGGTCTATGAGTTCGCCTTCATCGGCGGCCCGCTGAAGATCCGCGGCGGCGATGCCGCGCCGCTGCGCCCGGTCGCGCTGCCGGTGCGCCCGTAA
- a CDS encoding error-prone DNA polymerase encodes MHSELPGYAELHCLSAFSFQRGASIAEELFARAAGQGYRALAITDECSLAGIVRAWQAAKTHGVALIVGAEFQIEDGPKLALLCTDQAAYAGLCQLITTCRRRAAKGEYRCLREDLLGLPEGLLCLWLDRQPAATDLELLRAGFDDRLWLAVELHHEHDDARRLQQLQAFGERHHLPLVASGDVHMHVRRRRALQDTLTAIRHRCSVAEAGWRLFPNGERHLRPRTALAQLYPPELLAETLRIAERCHFTLEQLQYTYPRELVPEGHDPDSWLRVLVERGIPWRWKGGIEPAQRKQIEHELALIREKNYASYFLTVQDIVRFARSQDILCQGRGSAANSAVCFVLGVTEIDPARSNLLFERFISAERDEPPDIDIDFEHERREEVLQYVFKRYGRERAALTAVAISYRGRSAIRDVARALGLPMDQVNELGAAMDHWGGHVPLPETLRERGFDPDTPLMQRLLALTTELIDFPRHLSQHPGGFVISEHPLSTLVPVENAAMADRTVIQWDKDDLDATGLMKVDCLALGMLTAIRKCLAMLKQHGLHEGRMDAIPPKDAKTFDMICAADTIGVFQIESRAQMAMLPRMQPRTFYDLVIEVAIVRPGPIQGDMVHPYLERRRILREKGPDALNDPDNPLYPPQLERVFARTLGVPLFQEQVMQLAVEAAGYTPGQADALRRSMAAWKRRGGLEPHREKLLAGMLKNGFSREYGEHLFEQIKGFGDYGFPESHAASFALLTYNSCWLKCHHPAAFTASLINSQPLGFYSPDQLLQDARRHGIRVLPVDVRHSDWDCTLDFSKGAAAIRLGLRLVDGCNEPAVQAIMRERARRPFDDVGDLCQRTALDRRQQGLLADAGALRGLSGHRHRARWDISGVENRLPLFDQARATTEARVPLPLPSAWEDMQADYRSTGTTLGRHPISFLRAQLRSRGCLDAAQLAAHGHGRRVRIAGLVRMRQRPQTASGVTFLTLEDETGMVNAVVWRHLADRQHRVLVDTQLMQIDGRLERVDGVQHVIVQRMHCLDELLQGLRSHSRDFH; translated from the coding sequence ATGCACAGCGAACTGCCCGGCTACGCCGAACTGCACTGCCTGTCGGCCTTCAGTTTCCAGCGTGGCGCCTCGATCGCCGAAGAACTGTTCGCGCGCGCTGCCGGCCAGGGCTACCGCGCGTTGGCGATCACCGACGAATGCTCGCTGGCCGGCATCGTGCGCGCCTGGCAGGCCGCCAAGACGCATGGCGTGGCGCTGATCGTCGGCGCCGAATTCCAGATCGAGGACGGGCCGAAGCTGGCCCTGCTGTGCACCGACCAGGCCGCCTACGCCGGTCTCTGCCAGTTGATCACCACCTGCCGGCGGCGCGCGGCCAAGGGCGAATACCGCTGCCTGCGCGAGGACCTGCTCGGCCTGCCCGAGGGCCTGCTGTGCCTGTGGCTGGACCGGCAACCGGCCGCCACCGATCTGGAACTGCTGCGCGCCGGCTTCGATGATCGGCTGTGGCTGGCGGTGGAACTGCACCATGAGCATGACGACGCGCGTCGCCTGCAGCAGCTGCAGGCCTTCGGCGAACGCCACCACCTGCCGCTGGTGGCCAGTGGTGATGTGCACATGCACGTGCGCCGCCGCCGCGCCCTGCAGGACACACTGACCGCCATCCGCCACCGCTGCAGCGTGGCCGAGGCCGGCTGGCGCCTGTTTCCCAACGGCGAGCGCCACCTGCGCCCGCGTACCGCGCTGGCCCAACTGTATCCGCCCGAACTGCTGGCCGAGACCCTGCGCATCGCCGAGCGCTGCCACTTCACCCTGGAGCAGCTGCAGTACACCTATCCGCGCGAACTGGTACCCGAGGGCCACGACCCGGACAGCTGGCTGCGCGTGCTGGTCGAGCGCGGCATCCCGTGGCGCTGGAAAGGCGGCATCGAACCGGCACAGCGCAAACAGATCGAGCACGAACTGGCATTGATCCGGGAAAAGAACTACGCCTCGTACTTCCTCACCGTGCAGGACATCGTGCGCTTCGCGCGCAGCCAGGACATCCTCTGCCAGGGTCGTGGCTCGGCGGCCAACTCCGCGGTGTGCTTCGTACTGGGCGTGACCGAGATCGACCCGGCACGCAGCAACCTGCTGTTCGAGCGCTTCATCTCCGCCGAGCGCGACGAACCACCGGACATCGACATCGACTTCGAGCACGAGCGCCGCGAGGAAGTGCTGCAGTACGTGTTCAAGCGCTATGGCCGCGAGCGCGCCGCACTGACCGCAGTAGCAATCAGCTACCGTGGCCGCAGCGCGATCCGCGACGTGGCCCGCGCGCTCGGCCTGCCGATGGACCAGGTCAACGAATTGGGGGCGGCGATGGACCACTGGGGCGGCCACGTACCGTTGCCGGAGACCCTGCGCGAGCGCGGCTTCGATCCGGATACGCCGTTGATGCAGCGCCTGCTGGCACTGACCACCGAACTGATCGACTTCCCCCGCCACCTGTCGCAGCACCCGGGTGGTTTCGTCATCTCCGAGCATCCGCTGTCGACCCTGGTGCCGGTGGAAAACGCGGCGATGGCCGACCGCACCGTCATCCAGTGGGACAAGGACGATCTGGATGCCACCGGCCTGATGAAGGTCGACTGCCTGGCGCTGGGCATGCTCACCGCCATCCGCAAATGCCTGGCGATGTTGAAGCAGCACGGCCTGCATGAAGGACGCATGGATGCGATCCCGCCCAAGGATGCAAAGACCTTCGACATGATCTGCGCCGCCGACACCATCGGCGTGTTCCAGATCGAATCGCGCGCCCAGATGGCGATGCTGCCGCGCATGCAGCCACGCACGTTCTATGACCTGGTGATCGAGGTGGCGATCGTGCGCCCTGGCCCGATCCAGGGCGACATGGTGCACCCCTATCTGGAGCGGCGCCGGATCCTGCGCGAAAAGGGACCGGACGCGTTGAACGACCCGGACAACCCGCTCTACCCACCGCAGCTGGAACGCGTGTTCGCACGCACGCTGGGCGTGCCGCTGTTCCAGGAACAGGTGATGCAGCTGGCGGTGGAAGCGGCCGGCTACACGCCGGGCCAGGCCGATGCCCTGCGCCGCTCGATGGCGGCGTGGAAGCGCCGTGGCGGTCTGGAACCGCATCGCGAGAAGCTGCTGGCCGGCATGCTGAAGAACGGCTTCAGCCGCGAGTACGGCGAGCACCTGTTCGAGCAGATCAAGGGCTTCGGTGACTACGGTTTTCCGGAAAGTCACGCCGCCAGTTTCGCCCTGCTGACCTATAACAGTTGCTGGCTGAAGTGCCATCACCCGGCCGCGTTCACCGCCAGCCTGATCAACAGCCAGCCATTGGGCTTCTACAGCCCCGACCAGCTGCTGCAGGATGCGCGCCGGCATGGCATCCGCGTGCTGCCGGTGGACGTGCGCCACAGCGACTGGGACTGCACGCTGGATTTCAGCAAGGGCGCGGCGGCGATCCGGCTCGGCCTGCGCCTGGTCGATGGCTGCAACGAGCCCGCCGTGCAGGCCATCATGCGTGAACGTGCGCGGCGCCCGTTCGACGATGTGGGTGACCTGTGCCAGCGTACCGCTCTGGACCGCCGCCAGCAGGGCCTGCTGGCCGATGCCGGGGCGCTGCGTGGGCTCAGCGGCCATCGCCATCGTGCGCGCTGGGATATCTCCGGTGTGGAAAACCGGTTGCCGCTGTTCGACCAGGCCCGCGCCACCACCGAAGCCCGCGTGCCACTGCCACTGCCCAGCGCCTGGGAAGACATGCAGGCCGATTACCGCAGCACCGGCACCACGCTGGGCCGCCATCCGATCTCGTTCCTGCGCGCGCAACTGCGCAGCCGTGGCTGCCTGGATGCCGCACAACTGGCTGCCCACGGCCATGGCCGGCGCGTGCGCATCGCCGGCCTGGTGCGCATGCGGCAGCGCCCGCAGACCGCCAGTGGCGTCACCTTCCTCACCCTTGAAGACGAGACCGGCATGGTCAACGCCGTGGTCTGGCGGCACCTGGCCGATCGCCAGCACCGGGTGCTGGTCGATACCCAGCTGATGCAGATCGATGGCCGCCTGGAACGCGTCGATGGCGTGCAGCACGTCATCGTGCAGCGCATGCACTGCCTGGATGAACTGCTGCAGGGACTGCGCAGCCACAGTCGCGATTTCCACTGA
- a CDS encoding glutamine amidotransferase yields the protein MKHAVVLQHVAFEDLGTLQPLLLAQGWQLQVLQAGIDALDSAATADLLVVLGGPISANDTATYPFVTDSIALLQRRLQQQRPTLGICLGAQLMARALGASVAPSGGKEIGFAPLLLTDEGQRSPLQALQGIPVLHWHGEAFDLPAGARRLASTPACRHQAFAIGNHALALQCHPELDARQFERWLVGHTLELAQAGIDPNDLRAQARRYGAPLAAAATAMFDHWLQDLPETPR from the coding sequence ATGAAGCACGCGGTTGTGCTGCAACACGTTGCCTTTGAAGACCTCGGCACCCTGCAACCGTTGCTGCTGGCCCAAGGCTGGCAGCTGCAGGTGCTGCAGGCCGGTATCGACGCGCTGGACTCCGCCGCAACAGCCGACCTGCTGGTGGTGCTGGGCGGCCCGATCAGTGCCAATGACACAGCGACCTATCCCTTCGTCACCGACAGCATCGCCCTGCTGCAGCGCCGGCTGCAGCAGCAGCGGCCAACCCTGGGCATCTGCCTGGGTGCACAACTGATGGCGCGTGCACTCGGTGCCAGTGTCGCTCCCAGCGGCGGCAAGGAGATCGGCTTTGCGCCACTGCTGCTGACCGATGAAGGCCAGCGCTCGCCGCTGCAGGCCCTGCAGGGCATTCCGGTACTGCATTGGCATGGTGAGGCGTTCGACCTTCCGGCCGGTGCACGCCGCCTGGCCAGCACGCCGGCCTGCCGCCACCAGGCCTTCGCCATCGGCAACCACGCACTGGCCCTGCAATGCCATCCGGAACTGGACGCCCGCCAGTTCGAGCGTTGGCTGGTCGGCCACACGCTGGAGCTGGCCCAGGCCGGCATCGATCCGAATGATCTGCGCGCGCAGGCGCGTCGCTATGGCGCACCACTGGCCGCGGCCGCCACCGCGATGTTCGACCATTGGCTGCAGGACCTGCCGGAGACACCGCGATGA
- a CDS encoding YggS family pyridoxal phosphate-dependent enzyme yields the protein MPLAAADWPVAQSVEQIAANLVTVRQRIADACARVGRDPASVRLLPVSKTVDDARIRMAVAAGCHELGENKVQEAQRKAEAMADLGVHWSIIGHLQTNKARYVARFASEFQALDSLRVAEALQQRLQLEDRTLDVFVQVNTSAEPSKYGLEPDAVEAFVQQLPAFDRLRVRGLMTLAIFTPEVERVRACFVRLRDLRDQLQRVAPPGLDLSQLSMGMSGDFEVAIEEGATVVRVGQAIFGARATPDSFYWPNSGAPA from the coding sequence ATGCCCCTTGCCGCTGCCGACTGGCCCGTCGCCCAGTCCGTTGAACAGATCGCCGCCAACCTGGTCACGGTGCGCCAACGCATCGCCGACGCCTGTGCACGTGTCGGCCGCGACCCGGCCAGCGTGCGCCTGCTGCCGGTCAGCAAGACCGTCGATGACGCCCGCATCCGCATGGCGGTGGCCGCAGGCTGTCACGAACTGGGCGAGAACAAGGTGCAGGAGGCGCAGCGCAAGGCCGAAGCAATGGCCGACCTGGGCGTGCACTGGTCGATAATCGGCCATCTGCAGACCAACAAGGCGCGCTACGTGGCACGCTTCGCCAGCGAGTTCCAGGCGCTGGACAGCCTGCGCGTGGCCGAGGCCCTGCAGCAGCGCCTGCAACTGGAAGACCGCACGCTGGATGTGTTCGTGCAGGTCAACACCTCGGCCGAACCGAGCAAGTACGGACTGGAACCCGACGCAGTCGAGGCCTTCGTGCAGCAGCTGCCGGCCTTCGATCGCCTGCGCGTGCGCGGCCTGATGACCCTGGCCATCTTCACCCCCGAGGTCGAGCGCGTGCGCGCCTGCTTCGTGCGCCTACGTGACCTGCGCGACCAGCTGCAGCGCGTCGCCCCACCCGGCCTTGACCTGTCGCAGCTGTCGATGGGCATGTCCGGTGATTTCGAAGTGGCCATCGAGGAAGGTGCCACCGTGGTCCGCGTCGGCCAGGCCATCTTCGGTGCCCGCGCCACCCCGGACAGCTTCTACTGGCCGAACAGCGGAGCCCCGGCATGA
- the imuA gene encoding translesion DNA synthesis-associated protein ImuA: MGAVVALDRLLDGRQLWRGPARQGPASDHLASGHPALDARLPGGGWPASGLCEVLQAAPGVGELALVWPALAKLSQRDRPIVLVAPPYRPHAPAWAAAGLDLAQLQIIHAAPKQALWAAEQCLRSAACAAVLCWPHQADDRSLRRLQVAADSGQCLGFVFREAQAARNPSPASLRLQLDHGQVRVLKCRGGLPPAQPLPLAIAH; this comes from the coding sequence ATGGGTGCTGTCGTCGCCCTCGACCGGCTGCTGGACGGGCGCCAGCTGTGGCGCGGCCCGGCTCGCCAGGGACCGGCCAGCGACCACCTGGCCAGCGGTCACCCGGCACTGGACGCACGCCTGCCCGGCGGTGGCTGGCCAGCCAGCGGGCTGTGCGAGGTGCTGCAGGCCGCGCCCGGCGTGGGCGAGCTGGCCCTGGTCTGGCCGGCGCTGGCGAAGCTGAGCCAGCGCGACCGCCCGATCGTGCTGGTCGCCCCGCCCTACCGCCCGCATGCCCCGGCCTGGGCTGCAGCCGGGCTGGACCTGGCCCAGCTGCAGATCATCCACGCCGCGCCGAAGCAGGCGTTGTGGGCTGCCGAACAGTGCCTGCGCTCGGCCGCCTGCGCGGCGGTGCTGTGCTGGCCACACCAGGCCGACGACCGCTCACTGCGCCGCCTGCAGGTGGCTGCCGACAGCGGCCAGTGCCTGGGCTTCGTGTTCCGCGAGGCGCAGGCAGCGCGCAACCCCTCCCCGGCCAGCCTGCGCCTGCAGCTCGACCACGGCCAGGTGCGGGTGCTGAAGTGCCGTGGCGGCCTGCCACCCGCACAGCCGTTGCCACTGGCCATCGCCCACTGA
- a CDS encoding sigma-70 family RNA polymerase sigma factor, which yields MSTPVEPTDVAQLCAAHYRPLHAHVRRKLPQRSDADDVVQETWLRVVKVAASGLLSNGRAYLYRVAHNLIADHYRQRQRRREEVLDDTQLQAIADPAPLPEQRLLDAEQLRRLDAIIAALPPRSRQVFLLARVEQLALAEIGRQLGISRQTAHGHLLRALVALQQVPGA from the coding sequence GTGTCCACGCCTGTCGAACCGACGGATGTCGCGCAGCTGTGCGCGGCCCATTACCGGCCGCTGCACGCCCATGTCCGCCGCAAACTCCCGCAACGCAGCGACGCCGATGACGTCGTCCAGGAAACCTGGCTGCGTGTCGTCAAAGTCGCCGCCAGCGGCCTGCTGAGCAACGGCCGCGCCTATCTGTACCGCGTCGCCCACAACCTGATCGCGGATCACTACCGGCAGCGCCAGCGCCGTCGCGAAGAGGTACTGGATGACACGCAGCTGCAGGCCATCGCCGATCCTGCACCACTGCCCGAGCAGCGACTGCTCGACGCCGAACAGCTGCGCCGCCTCGACGCGATCATCGCCGCGCTGCCACCGCGCTCGCGCCAGGTGTTCCTGCTGGCGCGGGTTGAACAGTTGGCGCTGGCCGAGATCGGGCGCCAGCTCGGCATCAGCCGGCAGACCGCGCATGGCCATCTGCTGCGCGCACTGGTCGCCCTGCAGCAGGTGCCGGGCGCATGA
- a CDS encoding FecR domain-containing protein → MSLDAIAREAARWWLDGHDGGRDENAFEQWYQADPRHAAQYRHLQHLWQAGATLPSLQRQQQRRQRRRLREAGIAVLLLCALGLYSRHVSPPVAQVLRTAAGEIREETLRDGSHVLLSPGSEVKVRIDGQRRQLQLQRGQAWFQVAADADRPFQVHTPQGTVTALGTAFDLAVQGNSSVVTVTEHRVRVDSGNVSMLADHGEQLRFDGQATAHATTTAPGALAWRERRLHWVSAPLADVTQGLDRWHGGHTWVVGEQLRQQPVTLLGSADGAAGNRDQLATQLQVRVLRLGAGIQVWLPPRREQRDGP, encoded by the coding sequence ATGAGCCTGGACGCGATCGCGCGCGAAGCTGCACGCTGGTGGCTGGACGGGCACGACGGTGGCCGCGACGAGAACGCGTTCGAGCAGTGGTACCAGGCCGACCCCCGCCATGCTGCGCAGTACCGGCATCTGCAACACCTGTGGCAGGCCGGTGCGACGCTGCCCAGCCTGCAGCGGCAACAGCAGCGCAGGCAACGCCGTCGCCTGCGCGAAGCCGGCATTGCGGTTCTGTTGCTGTGCGCGCTGGGTCTCTACAGCCGCCATGTGTCGCCGCCTGTAGCGCAGGTCCTGCGAACGGCCGCTGGCGAGATCCGCGAGGAGACCCTTCGGGATGGCTCGCATGTCCTGCTGTCACCCGGCAGCGAAGTGAAGGTGCGCATCGATGGGCAGCGCCGCCAGCTCCAGCTGCAGCGCGGCCAGGCCTGGTTCCAGGTCGCCGCCGATGCCGACCGGCCCTTCCAGGTGCATACCCCACAGGGCACCGTCACTGCACTGGGGACCGCATTCGATCTTGCCGTGCAGGGCAACAGCAGCGTGGTCACCGTTACCGAGCATCGCGTGCGCGTGGACAGCGGCAACGTCAGCATGCTGGCTGACCACGGCGAACAGCTGCGCTTCGATGGGCAGGCAACAGCCCATGCAACAACGACCGCCCCCGGAGCATTGGCCTGGCGCGAGCGGCGCCTGCATTGGGTCTCGGCCCCACTGGCCGACGTCACGCAGGGCCTGGACCGCTGGCATGGCGGGCACACGTGGGTCGTCGGCGAGCAGCTGCGCCAGCAGCCGGTCACCCTGCTTGGCAGTGCCGACGGTGCGGCCGGCAACCGCGACCAGTTGGCCACTCAGTTGCAGGTGCGCGTGCTGCGCCTCGGCGCGGGCATACAGGTGTGGCTGCCGCCACGCAGGGAACAGCGTGATGGACCCTGA